One segment of Mastomys coucha isolate ucsf_1 unplaced genomic scaffold, UCSF_Mcou_1 pScaffold23, whole genome shotgun sequence DNA contains the following:
- the LOC116072195 gene encoding olfactory receptor 145 isoform X1, translated as MDIVEQIMTAKNSSVTEFILAGLTDQPGLRMPLFFLFLGFYMVTVVGNLGLISLIGLNSHLHTPMYFFLFNLSLIDFCYSSTISPKMLMSFISKKNIISHPGCMTQLFFFCFFVISESFILSAMAYDRYVAICNPLMYMVTMSPQVCLLLLFGVYLMGFAGAMAHTISMARLTFCADNLVNHYMCDILPLLEHSCTSTYVNELVVFIFVSFDIGVPIVTIFISYALILSSILRMHSTEGRSKAFSTCSSHMIVVCLFFGSGAFMYLQPPSVLSLDQGKVSSLFYTIVVPMLNPLIYSLRNKDVKVAVRKTLGRRIFS; from the coding sequence AATGACTGCCAAGAATTCCTCTGTGACAGAGTTCATCCTCGCAGGCCTGACAGACCAGCCAGGACTCCGCAtgcccctcttctttctctttctaggtTTCTACATGGTGACTGTGGTGGGGAACCTGGGCTTGATCTCCCTGATTGGGCTGAACTCTCACCTTCATACCCCTATGTACTTCTTTCTCTTCAATCTTTCCTTAATAGACTTTTGTTATTCCTCTACTATCTCCCCCAAAATGCTGATGAGTTTTATCTCAAAGAAGAACATCATCTCACACCCGGGGTGCATGACacagttgtttttcttctgtttttttgttatcTCTGAGTCTTTTATTCTGTCAGCCATGGCATATGATCGTTATGTTGCTATCTGTAACCCCCTGATGTACATGGTCACCATGTCTCCCCAGGTTTGTTTACTCCTTTTGTTTGGTGTATATTTAATGGGTTTTGCTGGAGCCATGGCCCACACCATATCCATGGCAAGGCTGACCTTCTGTGCTGACAACCTTGTCAACCACTACATGTGTGATATCCTTCCTCTTCTGGAGCACTCCTGTACTAGTACCTATGTGAATGAACTGGTAGTCTTTATTTTTGTGAGTTTTGATATCGGTGTGCCCATTGTCACCATCTTCATTTCTTATGCCCTCATCCTCTCTAGCATTCTTCGCATGCATTCTACAGAGGGAAGGTCCAAGGCCTTCAGCACCTGTAGCTCCCACATGATTgtggtttgtcttttctttggttctGGGGCTTTCATGTATCTCCAACCACCTTCAGTTTTGTCCCTTGATCAAGGAAAAGTGTCTTCTTTATTCTATACGATTGTGGTACCCATGTTGAATCCTCTAATCTATAGCTTGAGAAATAAGGATGTCAAAGTTGCTGTAAGGAAAACCTTGGGCAGGAGAATATTTTCTTGA
- the LOC116072195 gene encoding olfactory receptor 145 isoform X2 — protein sequence MTAKNSSVTEFILAGLTDQPGLRMPLFFLFLGFYMVTVVGNLGLISLIGLNSHLHTPMYFFLFNLSLIDFCYSSTISPKMLMSFISKKNIISHPGCMTQLFFFCFFVISESFILSAMAYDRYVAICNPLMYMVTMSPQVCLLLLFGVYLMGFAGAMAHTISMARLTFCADNLVNHYMCDILPLLEHSCTSTYVNELVVFIFVSFDIGVPIVTIFISYALILSSILRMHSTEGRSKAFSTCSSHMIVVCLFFGSGAFMYLQPPSVLSLDQGKVSSLFYTIVVPMLNPLIYSLRNKDVKVAVRKTLGRRIFS from the coding sequence ATGACTGCCAAGAATTCCTCTGTGACAGAGTTCATCCTCGCAGGCCTGACAGACCAGCCAGGACTCCGCAtgcccctcttctttctctttctaggtTTCTACATGGTGACTGTGGTGGGGAACCTGGGCTTGATCTCCCTGATTGGGCTGAACTCTCACCTTCATACCCCTATGTACTTCTTTCTCTTCAATCTTTCCTTAATAGACTTTTGTTATTCCTCTACTATCTCCCCCAAAATGCTGATGAGTTTTATCTCAAAGAAGAACATCATCTCACACCCGGGGTGCATGACacagttgtttttcttctgtttttttgttatcTCTGAGTCTTTTATTCTGTCAGCCATGGCATATGATCGTTATGTTGCTATCTGTAACCCCCTGATGTACATGGTCACCATGTCTCCCCAGGTTTGTTTACTCCTTTTGTTTGGTGTATATTTAATGGGTTTTGCTGGAGCCATGGCCCACACCATATCCATGGCAAGGCTGACCTTCTGTGCTGACAACCTTGTCAACCACTACATGTGTGATATCCTTCCTCTTCTGGAGCACTCCTGTACTAGTACCTATGTGAATGAACTGGTAGTCTTTATTTTTGTGAGTTTTGATATCGGTGTGCCCATTGTCACCATCTTCATTTCTTATGCCCTCATCCTCTCTAGCATTCTTCGCATGCATTCTACAGAGGGAAGGTCCAAGGCCTTCAGCACCTGTAGCTCCCACATGATTgtggtttgtcttttctttggttctGGGGCTTTCATGTATCTCCAACCACCTTCAGTTTTGTCCCTTGATCAAGGAAAAGTGTCTTCTTTATTCTATACGATTGTGGTACCCATGTTGAATCCTCTAATCTATAGCTTGAGAAATAAGGATGTCAAAGTTGCTGTAAGGAAAACCTTGGGCAGGAGAATATTTTCTTGA